A window of the Artemia franciscana chromosome 3, ASM3288406v1, whole genome shotgun sequence genome harbors these coding sequences:
- the LOC136025262 gene encoding ELMO domain-containing protein 2-like: MFKKFNFTGLLFIQWTWMELRLWVRRVVKWNLRKITGLCELQRIAYGETPGAARSSNIERSLMMSRSSEIQKLISYLDRAANEGRFSASKSSNDLIISKAVKAVMQIKLIKPSVHQQFVISLEKCIQQIWSYRQLLNDLESLRTTSYNSENSEHEEKLIKLWKSLRPNEELSDRISRQWQEIGFQGDDPKTDFRGMGILGLENLLYFAIDYPEAARHVLSRSNHPRLGYSFAIVGINLTSMAINLFRDGSAKYHIYNTCQFGSHIETFHKFYCYLFLEFDKFWLSEKPRDVMEFGKIRDRFEKKIRVELSDLKVQFKLNVAVETI; this comes from the exons ATGTTTAAAAAGTTCAACTTTACTGGACTTTTGTTTATACAGTGGACTTGGATGGAGTTGCGTCTCTGGGTCCGAAGGGTTGTCAAATGGAACCTGAGAAAGATAACTGGATTATGTGAACTTCAAAGAATAGCCTATGGTGAAACTCCTGGGGCAGCAAGGTCTTCTAATATTG aACGTTCTTTAATGATGTCCAGAAGTTCAGAAATACAGAAGTTAATATCATATCTAGATAGAGCTGCAAACGAGGGCAGATTCTCAGCAAGTAAATCATCAAATGATTTGATTATTTCCAAGGCAGTTAAAGCAGTGAtgcaaattaaattaattaagccATCTGTTCATCAGCA GTTTGTCATTTCACTAGAAAAGTGTATTCAACAAATATGGTCATATCGACAACTGCTAAATGACCTCGAATCGTTAAGGACCACAAGTTACAACTCCGAAAATAGCGAGCATGAAGAGAAACTTATAAAACTTTGGAAGTCCTTGAGACCAAATGAAGAATTAAGTGATCGAATATCGAGACAATGGCAAGAAATTGGCTTTCAGGGTGATGATCCTAAGACTGATTTTCGAGGAATGGGAATTCTTGGATTAGAGAATCTGCT GTATTTCGCTATTGATTATCCTGAAGCCGCACGACACGTTCTTTCACGCTCAAATCATCCACGGTTAGG GTACTCGTTCGCTATTGTTGGTATAAATTTGACAAGCATGGCTATAAATTTATTCCGAGACGGAAGTGCCAAATACCACATTTACAACACCTGCCAATTTGGAAGTCATATTGAAACGTTTCATAAGTTTTATTGTTACCTGTTTTTGGAATTTGACAAGTTTTGGCTTAGTGAAAAACCACGTGATGTTATGGAGTTCGGTAAAATTCGTgatagatttgaaaaaaaaatacgagttGAATTGTCTGATTTAAAAGTGCAGTTTAAACTAAACGTTGCAGTTGAGACCATTTGA